AGCCGGTCGACCCCGACGAAGTCTACGGAATCACCGACGAAGTCCGGCGACTCGGGGGCCGACTCGAGCGGGTGCCCGACCCCCGACCGGCCGTCCTCGCGGGAACCGGAACGGTCGTCGGCGCCGTCGTCTACTGGGCGGCGACGGTCGGCTCGACCGACGCGGTCGCAGTCGGATTCGCGGCCCTCGCCGCCCTGGTGCTCGTCGGCGCCCACGTCGGCGGCGTCGTCCGCAACGAGTTCACCGGCGACGCGGCCGTCCTCCGGGAGTTCGAGGGCCGACTCGAGAGCGTGACACGGGGCGACGGCGCAGCGATCGTCGACGGGGGCAACGAGGTCGACGGGAGCGGCGGCGCCGCCACGACGGCTAGGCCGGCGCTCGAGTCGATCGTGGCCCGCCTCGCCGGTCAGGCCGACCTCCCTGCCCCAGAGATTCGCCTCCTCGACGAACGAGCGCCGGTCGCGCTGACGGTGGGCTACCGTCCCGCGTCCTCGACGCTCGTCTGCTCGCGCGGCCTGCTCGAGACGCTCGACGACCGCGAGCTCGAGGCCGTCCTCGCCCACGAACTCGCCCACGTCGCGAACCGGGACGCCGCGGTGCTGACCGCGCTGTCGGTTCCCGGGGCCGTCGCGGGGCTCTCGCGGAGCCGGTACGGGTACAATCCGGTCGTCGAACCGTTCGCCCAGCTCGTTCGGATCGTCAGCCATGCGTCCGTCGCGTTCGTCGCCAGGGGACGGGAGTACGCGGCCGACGACGGTGCGATCGCCATCACCGGCGACCCGGCGGGCCTGGCGAGCGCCCTCGAGACGCTCGACGCCGAACTCGAGATCCGACCGGCCGCGGACCTCAGGGAACGGGACCCGGCGACGGCGTTCTCGATCGTTCCACCGCCGTGGGAGGAACACCGATTTTTCGACCGGACTCGACGATTCGTCGCCAGAGGAGTGCTCGGGACACACCCGTCGACGACGGACAGAATCGACCGCATTCGATCGATCGTCAGCGAGCGATCGTAGCCGCCGGATCGGTTCTGAGCCCTCGAGAATTGGCCCGCCCGATCAGGCGTCTGCGCTTGTTCCGGCAAGCTGGCCGGCGAGCCGCTTCGCGTGACTGACCCGGCTCGGGATGCCCATCCGACTCGTGTAGTTCGTCGCGAGGTGGAGTCCGTCGGGCAGCTCGAGCCCATCGAGGGCGTCCCAGGTGTCGTCGTGGGCGGGAAACCCTCGATGCATCCGTTCGACCTCGAGGAACTCCGCCTCACAGCCAGTGACGGCCTCATACTCCGCACAGGCGAGTCGGGCGAGTCGGCCCTCGGGTTCGGAGACGAGTTCGGGCTCCCACATCCCGCCGAAAAAACAGGTCACGAGGTCGTCGCGACCGAAAGCAACGCCGTTCCAGGAGACGCCGAGGGTGTGAAACGGTTCGTCTTTCCGAATCTGGTAGCCAAAGCCACGCTTGGGCGCCTCGGCCTCGAGATAGACGAGCGTGAGGGGGTTGTACCGCAACTCGCGAAGCCGCGTGGCCGCGTCCGGGGCGACCGCCTCGAGCAACTGGGCGCTCGCATCCGCGGGCGTGGTCACCACGACCTCGTCGACGACCGCGCGGTCGCCGTCGGCCTCGAGGACGTACCCGTCGCCGTCGTCGCGCTCGCGGATCGACTCGACCGGCGTCTCGAGGTGGACGCG
This portion of the Natronobeatus ordinarius genome encodes:
- a CDS encoding M48 family metallopeptidase; protein product: MAVATVLSAVLSIAVVGVAPLLVALPVFGTIRYGVEALEGVVPVPAATVLVAAIAATCLVTVEWSLRTVRRARARSAPAGALAQGTVELASYVLLLASIVVLLAAVPYLQEVLPELVFAIGVLVGFFYLLTAAYAWAAHEWVRSRNEDDERTAGGNWLVLGVFVVGYLSVAWWRGFVVVIVAAVLAVALGAVFAPDRLERVRDAVERRAAEQEESEPVDPDEVYGITDEVRRLGGRLERVPDPRPAVLAGTGTVVGAVVYWAATVGSTDAVAVGFAALAALVLVGAHVGGVVRNEFTGDAAVLREFEGRLESVTRGDGAAIVDGGNEVDGSGGAATTARPALESIVARLAGQADLPAPEIRLLDERAPVALTVGYRPASSTLVCSRGLLETLDDRELEAVLAHELAHVANRDAAVLTALSVPGAVAGLSRSRYGYNPVVEPFAQLVRIVSHASVAFVARGREYAADDGAIAITGDPAGLASALETLDAELEIRPAADLRERDPATAFSIVPPPWEEHRFFDRTRRFVARGVLGTHPSTTDRIDRIRSIVSERS